One region of uncultured Sulfurimonas sp. genomic DNA includes:
- a CDS encoding endonuclease/exonuclease/phosphatase family protein has translation MIKIATYNVENLFDLEKKGYKHKEYKPNTQSNWNLKTYKIKLQNISKVIKEIDADIIALQEIHSLQALKDLRFTLKQSGLYYQYFKIADKKNTAINVAFLSKYPFVYAKELQVTSSYKYRNILESKFNIDGNDFYMFVNHWKAKSGAESMRIRSAKILRDRISEIGHDKNIILLGDFNSDYEEYIKFKNIRKHNDTNGKTGINHVLKTLKQTTKAKDVKYEKENFYNLWYDTQKAKRYSYIYKGQKEALDNIIISQALLNKHGISYVYNSITNLDKSYLFKKNQIYRWEVSRGRIQKHKGKGYSDHLPVMAKFKVSTN, from the coding sequence ATGATAAAAATAGCAACTTACAATGTAGAAAATCTTTTTGATTTAGAAAAAAAAGGCTACAAACACAAAGAGTATAAACCAAATACACAATCAAATTGGAACTTAAAAACATATAAGATAAAACTACAAAATATCTCAAAAGTCATTAAAGAGATAGATGCAGACATCATAGCACTTCAAGAAATTCACTCGCTTCAAGCACTAAAAGATTTAAGATTTACACTAAAACAATCTGGTTTATATTATCAATATTTTAAAATTGCAGATAAAAAAAACACAGCTATAAATGTTGCTTTTTTAAGCAAATACCCCTTTGTTTACGCAAAAGAGTTACAAGTAACTTCATCATATAAATACAGAAATATTTTAGAATCAAAATTCAACATAGATGGCAATGATTTTTATATGTTTGTAAATCATTGGAAAGCTAAGTCTGGGGCTGAGAGTATGCGAATAAGATCAGCTAAAATCTTAAGAGATAGAATTTCTGAAATAGGACACGATAAAAATATCATCTTACTTGGGGATTTTAACTCCGACTATGAAGAATACATAAAATTTAAAAACATAAGAAAACATAATGATACAAATGGAAAAACGGGAATAAATCACGTTTTAAAAACCCTAAAGCAAACCACAAAAGCAAAAGATGTAAAGTATGAAAAAGAGAACTTTTATAACCTTTGGTATGACACACAAAAAGCTAAAAGATACTCTTATATATATAAAGGTCAAAAAGAAGCACTTGACAATATCATAATCTCTCAAGCTTTACTAAACAAGCATGGCATCTCTTATGTTTACAACTCCATCACAAACTTAGATAAAAGTTATCTCTTTAAAAAAAATCAAATTTATAGATGGGAAGTTTCTCGTGGGAGAATTCAAAAACATAAAGGTAAAGGTTACTCAGACCATCTACCTGTTATGGCAAAGTTTAAGGTAAGCACCAACTAA
- a CDS encoding M3 family metallopeptidase: MSNFLEFRVDLDNFIDDLNKRLKTNNDKIEELLKTKDKTYANFVKPLQMLEERLELFFTPLSHLNSVNNSDETQKIYADSLPIITEYSTKLSQNLDIYKAYKEIQKNEKESLNFEKNRVLELNILHFELSGAHLDATSKERLQEINIKKSELSNNFSQNLLDATNAYEYITTDAKDVEGLPKSDIESAKFEEDGVTKYKFTLQMPSYIAYMTYGKNAKIREDLYKAYVTRAPQNAAIIDELLSLKNEMSKILGFENYAEYSLASKMAKDTSSVNEFLQTLVTKSKHQAKEELKEVQAMASKPLQSFDSAYYSEMLKKAKYEIDEEIYRPYFEQSSVVNGMFEFLGKLFGMRFKKVDEKLWDEKATSYDIYIEDELKSRIYLDLEARKSKRGGAWMHNWQAHCKDENGETQKASAFIVCNFPASSQKQKSLLRHDDVVTLFHEMGHAIHHLLSEVDENEVSGVNGVEWDAVEFPSQFLENFAYEPHVLKLFASHYETGEIIPDEMIEKLVRSKNFLSASGMLRQLEFSIFDFKLHTKLYQGDEVQALLDSIREDTALIKTPEYNKFQNGFAHIFAGGYAAGYYSYKWAEVLSADAFFSVVDEGIFDSKTAKGYLDIVLKGGGAKSMDEYFKELMLREPNPENLLRLNGIN, from the coding sequence ATGAGTAATTTTTTAGAATTTAGAGTAGATTTAGATAATTTTATAGATGATTTAAACAAAAGATTAAAAACAAATAATGACAAAATAGAAGAACTTTTAAAAACAAAAGATAAAACTTATGCAAACTTTGTAAAACCACTACAGATGCTAGAAGAGAGACTTGAACTTTTCTTTACTCCACTCTCGCATCTAAACTCTGTAAACAACTCTGATGAGACACAAAAAATATATGCAGATTCTCTGCCTATTATCACTGAGTACTCTACAAAATTATCTCAAAATTTAGATATTTACAAGGCTTACAAAGAGATACAAAAAAATGAAAAAGAGTCTTTAAACTTTGAGAAAAACAGAGTTTTAGAGTTAAATATTTTACATTTTGAATTAAGCGGTGCGCACTTAGATGCCACTTCAAAAGAGAGACTTCAAGAGATTAATATCAAAAAGAGTGAACTCTCAAACAACTTCTCTCAAAACCTACTAGATGCAACAAATGCTTATGAGTATATAACCACAGATGCAAAAGATGTAGAGGGCTTACCTAAGAGTGATATAGAGAGTGCAAAATTTGAAGAAGATGGAGTAACAAAGTATAAGTTCACACTTCAGATGCCATCATATATTGCATATATGACCTATGGTAAAAATGCAAAAATCCGTGAAGATTTATACAAAGCTTATGTCACAAGAGCACCACAAAATGCTGCTATCATAGATGAACTACTCTCACTTAAAAATGAGATGAGTAAAATTTTAGGTTTTGAAAATTATGCTGAGTATTCACTTGCATCTAAGATGGCTAAAGACACTTCAAGTGTTAATGAATTTTTGCAAACTTTAGTTACAAAATCTAAACATCAAGCAAAAGAAGAGCTAAAAGAGGTTCAAGCCATGGCATCCAAGCCGCTTCAAAGCTTCGATAGTGCTTATTATAGTGAGATGCTTAAAAAAGCAAAATACGAGATAGATGAAGAGATTTATCGTCCATATTTTGAGCAAAGTAGTGTTGTAAATGGAATGTTTGAGTTTTTAGGAAAACTCTTTGGAATGAGATTTAAAAAAGTAGATGAAAAACTTTGGGATGAAAAAGCAACTTCTTATGACATCTACATTGAAGATGAGTTAAAGTCAAGAATTTATCTTGATTTAGAAGCTAGAAAAAGTAAAAGAGGCGGAGCTTGGATGCACAACTGGCAAGCTCATTGCAAAGATGAAAATGGTGAAACTCAAAAAGCATCTGCATTTATAGTTTGTAATTTTCCAGCATCTAGCCAAAAGCAAAAGTCACTTCTTCGTCATGATGATGTTGTAACTCTTTTTCATGAGATGGGTCACGCTATTCATCATCTTCTAAGTGAAGTAGATGAAAATGAAGTAAGCGGAGTAAATGGAGTTGAGTGGGATGCTGTAGAGTTTCCTTCACAGTTTTTAGAAAACTTTGCTTATGAGCCTCATGTTTTAAAACTCTTTGCATCTCACTATGAAACAGGCGAAATTATTCCTGATGAGATGATAGAAAAACTTGTTCGCTCTAAAAACTTTTTATCAGCTTCAGGGATGCTTAGACAGTTAGAGTTTTCTATATTTGACTTTAAACTTCATACTAAACTCTATCAAGGTGATGAAGTTCAAGCTTTACTAGATAGCATCAGAGAAGATACAGCACTTATAAAAACTCCTGAGTATAACAAGTTTCAAAATGGTTTTGCTCATATATTTGCAGGTGGTTATGCAGCTGGATATTACAGCTATAAATGGGCAGAAGTTTTAAGTGCAGATGCTTTTTTTAGTGTTGTAGATGAGGGGATTTTTGACTCAAAAACTGCTAAAGGCTACCTTGACATAGTCTTAAAAGGTGGTGGAGCTAAAAGTATGGATGAGTACTTTAAAGAGCTTATGCTTAGAGAACCAAACCCTGAAAACTTGTTAAGACTAAACGGCATTAATTAG
- a CDS encoding trypsin-like peptidase domain-containing protein encodes MMGTMNTQKLLDAYIYNIIQIMTPYGTGSGFIIDDLIITNSHVVGGLKEVVISSKQIKRKIAKVVYDDPDYDLAFIQSDFEVLHNPLKLSSRTVKNGDTTIAIGHPYGLNYTATEGIVSKASRLYEDLEYIQIDAAINPGNSGGPLLNVHGEVIGVNTFIIQNSNNLGFALPYFYVQETIENFKKIDAINIIKCPSCKNLIKEENIKHDYCPECGTKLEVARQRRKGYNPTGATKLLEKILESLDVNVTLSRRSQASWRVDSGSARIEINYYENGILIGDSKLCRIPQENIEKIYDYLLSENEKLTYLQFSINENSIFLSYLIVDSSLTFDEGKIALGRLFKLSDEYDEILINKFNAIKLKRDEED; translated from the coding sequence ATGATGGGAACTATGAACACTCAAAAACTTTTAGATGCTTACATATACAATATCATCCAAATTATGACACCTTATGGAACAGGCTCAGGATTTATAATAGATGATTTAATCATCACAAACTCCCATGTAGTAGGTGGTCTAAAAGAGGTTGTTATAAGTTCTAAACAGATAAAAAGAAAAATTGCAAAAGTTGTTTATGATGATCCTGATTATGATTTAGCTTTTATACAATCTGACTTTGAAGTTTTACATAATCCTCTAAAACTCTCCTCAAGAACCGTAAAAAATGGAGATACAACTATAGCTATCGGACACCCATATGGACTAAATTATACTGCAACAGAGGGAATAGTATCCAAAGCTTCAAGACTTTATGAAGACTTAGAGTACATTCAAATAGATGCAGCTATAAATCCAGGAAACAGCGGTGGACCACTCCTAAATGTACATGGAGAAGTTATAGGTGTAAATACTTTTATTATTCAAAATTCAAATAATTTAGGTTTTGCACTACCCTACTTTTATGTTCAAGAAACTATAGAAAACTTTAAAAAGATAGATGCCATAAACATCATCAAATGTCCATCTTGCAAAAATCTTATAAAAGAAGAGAACATTAAGCACGACTACTGCCCAGAGTGTGGAACAAAACTCGAAGTAGCACGTCAAAGAAGAAAAGGCTACAACCCAACTGGTGCTACTAAACTTCTTGAAAAGATTTTAGAATCTTTAGATGTGAATGTTACGCTCTCAAGACGCTCACAAGCATCTTGGAGAGTTGATAGCGGAAGTGCAAGAATCGAGATAAACTACTATGAAAATGGCATTTTGATAGGCGATTCTAAACTATGTAGAATACCACAAGAAAATATTGAAAAAATCTATGATTATCTTTTGAGTGAAAATGAAAAATTAACTTATTTACAATTTTCCATAAATGAAAACAGTATCTTTTTGTCTTATCTTATAGTTGATTCATCGCTCACATTTGATGAGGGCAAAATAGCACTAGGCAGACTTTTTAAACTATCAGATGAGTATGATGAGATACTTATAAACAAATTTAACGCAATAAAATTAAAACGAGACGAGGAAGATTAA
- a CDS encoding uracil-DNA glycosylase → MFLNEEWLKLLSSQMQERYFKKLQEFVDAEYASKTIYPKYENIFRAFNLISPQNVKVVIIGQDPYHGEKQANGLAFSVCDECKIPPSLRNIFSELVDDMGCKNPSCGNLTKWAEQGVLLINSVLTVEKAKPNSHKAKGWEKFSDFVIKKLASEYEHIVFVLWGNPSHKKEKLIDASGHLILKAPHPSPLSSYRGFFGSKPFSKSNEYLKSYGKSEISWCLP, encoded by the coding sequence ATGTTTTTAAATGAAGAGTGGTTAAAACTTTTGTCATCTCAGATGCAAGAGAGATATTTTAAAAAGTTACAAGAGTTTGTAGATGCAGAGTATGCTTCAAAAACTATATATCCAAAATATGAAAATATTTTTAGAGCTTTTAACTTAATATCTCCACAAAATGTAAAAGTAGTTATTATTGGTCAAGATCCATATCATGGAGAAAAACAAGCTAATGGTCTTGCTTTTTCTGTTTGTGATGAGTGTAAAATTCCACCATCTTTGAGAAATATATTTAGTGAGTTGGTTGATGATATGGGCTGTAAAAATCCAAGCTGTGGAAATCTCACAAAATGGGCAGAGCAGGGTGTTTTACTAATAAATAGCGTTTTAACGGTAGAAAAAGCAAAACCAAATTCTCATAAAGCAAAAGGCTGGGAGAAATTTAGTGACTTTGTTATAAAAAAACTTGCATCTGAGTATGAACACATAGTTTTTGTTTTATGGGGAAATCCCTCGCATAAAAAAGAAAAACTCATAGATGCATCTGGGCATCTAATCTTAAAAGCTCCACACCCTTCGCCTCTTTCTTCATACAGAGGTTTTTTTGGCTCAAAACCATTTTCAAAGTCAAATGAGTACTTAAAATCTTATGGTAAATCTGAGATTAGTTGGTGCTTACCTTAA